The Acidimicrobiales bacterium sequence GACGCGTGAGGCCATGGCCGAGGAAGAGGCCGCGGAAGCCGAGGCCGAGGCTGCCGAAGGCGAAGAGTCCGGCGACGGCGACGACGCGGGCGACGACGCCGGCGGCGACGACGGCGCCGAGGACTGATCGACGGACGTCGGCCGCCCATGGTCGGTCGTCGCAGGAAAGAACATCGCGGGACCCCCGCGGACCTGCTCGTGGTCGGGCTCGGCAACCCGGGCGAGGACTACGCCCAGACGCGTCACAACGCGGGGGTGTGGGTCGTCGACGAGCTGGTGCGTCGTCACGGCGGCAAGCTCACGCGGGGCAAGCGCGACCATGCTGCGTCCGACCTGCTCCGCGTCGGTGAGCACCGGCTCGCGGTGGCCGTTCCCAGCACCTACATGAACGAGTCGGGCCGCGCCGTGGCTCCGCTCGTGCGCCGGTTCGGCATCGAGGATCTGCGCCGATTGGTGATCGTCCACGACGAGCTCGATCTGCCGGTCGGTCGACTCCGGGTGAAGTCCGGCGGTGGCCTCGCCGGCAACAACGGCCTCAAGAGCGTCCGCGCCCACCTGCGCGCCGACGAGTTCAGCCGGATCCGCATCGGGGTCGGCAAGCCCCCGCCCGGCACCATGAAGGGAGCCGACTATCTGCTGCGCCGGCCGGCCCGCAGCGAGCGCCCGGAGCTGGATCGCATGGTGGGCGTCGCGGCCGATGCGGTCGAGTACCTCCTCGGTTCCGACATCGAAGCGACGATGAACCGCTTCAACGGCGCCTAGAGCGGCCACACTCGTCGCCTGATGTCCCCGTCGCTCACCGATCTCCGCACGCTGCTGCCCCGCCTGGGTGAGGAGCCGGCGCTCGAACGCGTCGTCGGTCGGCGGGAGTCGTCGCTCGCGATTCCGGACGCGGCGCGGGCCTTCGCCCTCGCCGGACTGGCTCAGGCGTCCGAGCGGCGGCCGATGCTCGTCGCCACCGCCACGCAGAACGAGGCCGAACGGCTGGCCCACGACATGGCCGCGCTGCTCGGTGACGACGAGGTCGCGATGTTCCCGGCCTGGGAGACGCTGCCGTTCGAGCGGGTCAGTCCCGCCGTGGAGACCATGGGCACCCGACTCCAGACGTTGCATCGGATGCGGGGCGGGGCGAACGCCCCGGCGGTGGTCGTCGCCAGTGCCCGCGCCCTCGTGCAGCGCCTCGACCCGGGCGCGGCGATCGACCCGATCCGGATCGGCAGCGGCGACGTCGTCGATCCGGTCGAGTTGGTGGAGGAGCTCGTCGGGCTCGGCTACCGCCGCGAGCACCAGGTCGAGCACCGCGGCGAGGTCGCGGTACGGGGCTCGATCGTGGACGTCTTCCCGAGCACCGCCGACGCACCGGTGCGCGTCGACCTGTGGGGTGACGAGGTCGACCGGCTCACCGAGTTCTCCGTTGCCGATCAGCGGGCGACCCTCGCGGTCGCCGAGGTCGAGATCTTTCCGTGTCGGGAGCTGCGGCCCGGTGACGAGGCGCGGGCGCGCGCCGCCGCGCTGGTGGCCGAGGAACCCTGGGGCCGTGAGCAGTGGGACCGCATCACCGACGGTCAGCTCTTCGACGGTATGGAGTCCTGGTTGCCGTGGCTGGTGGACGAGGAGGTCGTCCTGCCGGATCTGTTGCCCGCGGACGCGCTCGTCGTGTTGGTGGAGCCGCGCCGGATCCGTGATCGCGCGGCCGACATCGCGTCGGAGGAGGCCGATCTCGCGAGTTCGCTCGCGAAGACATGGGATGTCGACGCGGACGACGTGCACCGCCTGCATCTGCCGTTCGACCGTCTCCTCGCGAAGTCGGACGCGCCGGCGTGGACCGTGCTGCCCGTATCCGACGGGCCGGACACGCCGGCGGTGGCCGCGTCCGGCTGGGAGCCGGTGGTCGGCGACATGACGTCGACCGTCTCGCAGGTCCAGGGGCTGCTCGCCACCGGCTACACCGTCGTCGTCGCCGCGGATGGCGCGGCGAGCGCCGAACGGCTGGGTGCCCTCCTCCTCGACCACGGCGTCGAGCTCGCGCCGGCGACGCCCTCGACCGATCTCGGGGCCGGCGGCGGACACATCACGACGGTGCCGCTCGAGCGCGGCGCGGTCATGCCGGACATCAAGCTCGCGGTGCTCGCCGAGACGGATCTCACGGGCCGCCGCCGCACCCATCGTCGGGCGAAGACGCGCCGGCGCGACGCCCAGAAGTTCTTCGAGGACCTCCGCGAAGGTTCGTTCGTCGTGCACCAGCAGCACGGCGTCGCCCGATTCGGCGGCATGGTCACCCGCACGATCAACGGCAGCGAGCGTGACTACCTCCTGCTCGAGTACCGGGGCACGGATCGCCTCTACCTGCCGTCGGACCAGATCGAGTCCATCCGCCCCTACACGGGAGGGGAGACACCGACCCTGTCGAAGATGGGCGGCGCCGACTGGCACAGCGCGAAGGCGAAGGTGCGCTCGGCGGTGCAGGAGATCGCCCAGGAACTCGTGGTCCTGTACCAGACCCGGGTCACCTCGGAGGGCCACGCCTACGCGCCCGACACCCCGTGGCAGCGCGAGCTCGAGGACGGCTTCCCGTTCCAGGAGACACCCGATCAGCTGCACGCGATCGTCGACGTCAAGAACGACATGGAGCAGTCCGCACCCATGGACCGGCTCGTCGTCGGCGATGTGGGTTTCGGCAAGACCGAAGTGGCCCTGCGGGCCGCGTTCAAGGCGATCCAGGACGGCAAACAGGTGGCGGTGCTCGTGCCCACCACGCTGCTCGCCCAACAGCACCACGCCACGTTTCGGGAGCGCTACGCCCCCTACCCCGTGCGGGTGGAGGTGCTGAGCCGATTCCTGACGAATGCCCAGGCCAAGGCCGTCGTCGACGGGTTGAAGGACGGCGACGTCGACCTCGTCATCGGCACCCATCGCCTGCTGTCGCAGGACATCGCCTTCAAGGACCTCGGCCTGCTGATCGTGGACGAGGAGCAGCGCTTCGGTGTCTCCCACAAGGAACA is a genomic window containing:
- the pth gene encoding aminoacyl-tRNA hydrolase gives rise to the protein MVGRRRKEHRGTPADLLVVGLGNPGEDYAQTRHNAGVWVVDELVRRHGGKLTRGKRDHAASDLLRVGEHRLAVAVPSTYMNESGRAVAPLVRRFGIEDLRRLVIVHDELDLPVGRLRVKSGGGLAGNNGLKSVRAHLRADEFSRIRIGVGKPPPGTMKGADYLLRRPARSERPELDRMVGVAADAVEYLLGSDIEATMNRFNGA
- the mfd gene encoding transcription-repair coupling factor is translated as MSPSLTDLRTLLPRLGEEPALERVVGRRESSLAIPDAARAFALAGLAQASERRPMLVATATQNEAERLAHDMAALLGDDEVAMFPAWETLPFERVSPAVETMGTRLQTLHRMRGGANAPAVVVASARALVQRLDPGAAIDPIRIGSGDVVDPVELVEELVGLGYRREHQVEHRGEVAVRGSIVDVFPSTADAPVRVDLWGDEVDRLTEFSVADQRATLAVAEVEIFPCRELRPGDEARARAAALVAEEPWGREQWDRITDGQLFDGMESWLPWLVDEEVVLPDLLPADALVVLVEPRRIRDRAADIASEEADLASSLAKTWDVDADDVHRLHLPFDRLLAKSDAPAWTVLPVSDGPDTPAVAASGWEPVVGDMTSTVSQVQGLLATGYTVVVAADGAASAERLGALLLDHGVELAPATPSTDLGAGGGHITTVPLERGAVMPDIKLAVLAETDLTGRRRTHRRAKTRRRDAQKFFEDLREGSFVVHQQHGVARFGGMVTRTINGSERDYLLLEYRGTDRLYLPSDQIESIRPYTGGETPTLSKMGGADWHSAKAKVRSAVQEIAQELVVLYQTRVTSEGHAYAPDTPWQRELEDGFPFQETPDQLHAIVDVKNDMEQSAPMDRLVVGDVGFGKTEVALRAAFKAIQDGKQVAVLVPTTLLAQQHHATFRERYAPYPVRVEVLSRFLTNAQAKAVVDGLKDGDVDLVIGTHRLLSQDIAFKDLGLLIVDEEQRFGVSHKEQIKRLRTDVDVLTLTATPIPRTMEMSLTGIRDMSVLNTAPADRQPILTYVGEYEERAVAEAIRRELLREGQMFFVHNRVRDIEHVAERLRGLVPEARVAVAHGQMDEGTLERVVVDFWEGEFDVLVCTTIIESGIDMPSVNTLVVDRADLLGLGQLHQLRGRVGRAGQRAYAYLFHPEDVVLSEEAYERLKTIGEATELGSGFRIAMRDLEIRGAGNLLGTGQSGHIAAVGYDLYCQMVTEAVAELKGERPEEPVEISIEVPGDSHLPDDYVTREATRLEAYRRLANVDTVQALEDVRAEWLDRFGPIPEPAEALLQVARLRVECVRAGVREVTVTKGPGFGGPDWVARVSPVVLPDSRQVRLDRLYSGKGTGNAAVYKEAIGELQLPLRKKGGPVVEQLVDIFADLLPEA